In a genomic window of Neisseria flavescens:
- a CDS encoding amino acid ABC transporter permease, whose translation MDFRFDIIYEYRWMFFYGVLATLGITVVATAGGSILGLLLALARLVNPEKAGAPIRALAWVLRKISFVYVALFRGTPLLAQVIIWAFVIFPFFVHPTDGALISGEAAINFRRSYGPLIAGVMALIANSGAYVCEIFRAGIQSIDKGQMEAARSLGLTYTQAMRYVILPQALRRMLPPLAGEFITLLKDSSLLSVIAVPELMSVQKAITGQYSIFQEPLYTVALIYLVLTSVLGWVFLRLERRYNVKHH comes from the coding sequence ATGGATTTTCGTTTTGACATTATTTATGAATACCGCTGGATGTTTTTTTACGGCGTATTAGCGACGCTGGGAATTACAGTGGTTGCAACGGCAGGCGGCTCAATTTTGGGTTTGCTGCTGGCATTGGCGCGTTTGGTTAATCCTGAAAAAGCCGGTGCGCCGATACGTGCCTTGGCTTGGGTGTTGCGTAAGATTTCTTTTGTGTATGTTGCGTTGTTCCGCGGTACGCCATTGCTTGCTCAAGTTATTATTTGGGCTTTTGTTATTTTCCCATTTTTTGTACATCCTACCGATGGTGCATTAATCAGCGGCGAAGCTGCAATTAATTTTCGTCGTTCTTATGGCCCATTGATTGCGGGTGTAATGGCTTTGATTGCAAACTCAGGTGCATATGTTTGTGAGATTTTCCGTGCCGGTATCCAGTCGATTGATAAAGGCCAAATGGAAGCCGCACGTTCTTTGGGTCTGACCTATACTCAGGCGATGCGTTATGTGATTTTGCCTCAGGCTCTTCGCCGTATGTTGCCGCCACTTGCAGGTGAATTTATTACGCTTTTGAAAGATAGTTCTTTGCTGTCTGTTATTGCAGTTCCTGAACTTATGTCTGTTCAAAAAGCGATTACTGGCCAGTATTCGATATTCCAAGAGCCACTTTATACGGTTGCATTGATTTATCTTGTATTGACGAGTGTATTAGGATGGGTATTCTTACGTTTGGAACGTCGCTATAACGTAAAACATCATTAA